The following proteins are encoded in a genomic region of Papaver somniferum cultivar HN1 unplaced genomic scaffold, ASM357369v1 unplaced-scaffold_10, whole genome shotgun sequence:
- the LOC113326478 gene encoding U-box domain-containing protein 34-like — translation MAISTKTTIINGDGHSSLTTGTTLVAVAVRGNTSTGSRQAVSWAVDNLFLIADRFVLVHVMPPINFIPTPSGYRIHSNEMDPSIVAMYRQEKKAECEEIFLPFKTLCRAKEMETLVLEDENPAFALFKYITASGCNNLVLGYSSSSNYGGSLDIFVLQPNRKLQGQDVPTTLVNFVTNTCNIFVVSRNKVISKLIDSYPPNAEKGEENSSFSRTRNHEFSVTINGQVSTIHPPSVASEYGDYSEASVSEVITDIPSRRLTNGDSFAGATVTYNQAMNRQMRRTNGKKNLLGPPMGKERHNFTTSAFKESKKFELQSKLAVLQSELRHTLEMYERACEDLVHVENKVQSVSAECLEEASKIRAAIEREEMWNRIAEEEKSKYLDTTKELEVARQMLAQEIHERHNKNHQGTDVLPDQLKRFSNVATVQLRKADKFMPSHYFCPILQEVMEDPHIAADGYTYEYSAIQKWVANQKVSPVTRVILPHIRLIPDLTLRAAIQEWKKQHIQRS, via the exons ATGGCGATTAGTACTAAAACCACCATAATCAATGGTGATGGTCATTCATCATTGACGACTGGTACAACATTGGTGGCAGTGGCAGTCAGGGGAAATACTAGTACGGGTAGTCGACAAGCTGTTTCTTGGGCGGTTGACAATCTTTTTCTCATTGCGGATCGATTTGTTCTTGTTCATGTCATGCCTCCCATCAATTTTATCCCAACTCCAT CAGGATATCGTATCCATAGCAACGAAATGGATCCGAGCATAGTAGCTATGTATAGGCAAGAAAAGAAAGCAGAATGTGAAGAAATCTTTCTCCCATTTAAAACATTGTGCAGAGCGAAGGAG ATGGAGACTTTGGTTTTGGAAGATGAAAATCCTGCTTTTGCACTCTTCAAGTACATTACAGCATCCGGTTGTAACAATCTGGTATTGGGTTATTCTAGTTCTTCGAATTATGGCGGAAG CTTAGATATTTTTGTATTGCAACCGAACAGGAAATTGCAGGGTCAAGATGTGCCAACAACACTTGTCAACTTTGTCACCAACACATGCAATATATTCGTCGTATCAAGAAACAAAGTCATCTCAAAGTTGATCGATTCCTACCCGCCTAATGCTG AAAAGGGGGAAGAAAATAGTTCATTTAGTCGGACCCGAAACCATGAATTTTCAGTTACTATTAATGGACAAGTATCTACTATCCATCCTCCTTCTGTAGCATCAGAGTATGGTGACTATTCAGAAGCATCAGTATCAGAAGTTATTACGGACATACCTTCTCGAAGACTGACCAACGGTGATTCTTTCGCTGGTGCGACAGTAACTTATAATCAAGCAATGAACCGCCAGATGAGACGCACAAATGGAAAGAAGAACTTGTTGGGACCTCCAATGGGTAAAGAACGGCACAATTTCACGACTTCAGCTTTTAAGGAGTCCAAGAAG TTTGAGCTTCAAAGTAAGTTAGCCGTATTGCAATCTGAACTTCGCCATACGCTCGAAATGTATGAAAGAGCCTGTGAAGATCTTGTACATGTAGAAAATAAG GTTCAGTCAGTTTCCGCTGAATGTCTTGAAGAAGCGTCAAAAATACGAGCTGCAATCGAAAGAGAAGAAATGTGGAATAGAATTGCTGAAGAGGAGAAATCGAAATACTTAGACACTACAAAGGAACTTGAAGTGGCAAGACAAATGCTCGCGCAAGAAATTCACGAAAGACATAATAAGAACCACCAAGGAACTGATGTCCTTCCTGATCAGCTCAAAAGGTTCTCGAATGTCGCAACTGTTCAGTTACGGAAGGCAGATAAGTTTATGCCAAGCCACTATTTCTGTCCTATACTTCAG GAAGTAATGGAGGATCCACACATTGCAGCCGACGGATATACGTATGAGTACTCAGCAATCCAGAAATGGGTTGCAAATCAAAAGGTATCCCCTGTAACGAGAGTTATACTCCCACATATCAGATTAATCCCAGATCTTACTTTACGGGCTGCGATACAAGAATGGAAGAAGCAACACATTCAACGTTCCTAA